In a single window of the Coffea eugenioides isolate CCC68of chromosome 3, Ceug_1.0, whole genome shotgun sequence genome:
- the LOC113765002 gene encoding non-specific lipid-transfer protein-like protein At5g64080, protein MERLKTSPHLNAAIAIAFLLLFIPVHGQTNTSCTGLMLRSFAPCTNFITGGSGGSPTADCCQSLKSLMSSGRDCLCLMFTGGVPLHVPINQTLAASLPRACNSDGVPIECKGLPGAPIPAPASWLPEPNTPTLTPPGAGGDGTITPPGDTPGAGGDGTLTPPGSTPEGGGYPAMTPPGVRPDLSTAQPSQRVPHLLLLALVGAIAFGCS, encoded by the exons ATGGAGAGATTAAAAACTTCTCCACACTTGAATGCAGCTATAGCTATTGCTTTTTTGCTTCTATTTATTCCAGTGCACGGCCAAACCAATACGTCATGCACGGGTTTGATGCTTCGTAGCTTCGCCCCTTGTACGAACTTCATTACTGGTGGATCTGGAGGTTCACCAACTGCAGATTGTTGTCAGTCACTCAAGTCCCTCATGAGTAGTGGCAGAGATTGTCTCTGCCTTATGTTCACTGGGGGAGTTCCTCTTCATGTACCAATTAATCAAACTCTCGCAGCTTCTCTTCCGCGTGCTTGTAATTCAGATGGTGTGCCCATTGAATGCAAAG GCTTGCCTGGTGCACCTATTCCAGCTCCAG CTTCCTGGCTGCCAGAACCTAATACACCGACTCTTACTCCACCAGGAGCGGGAGGTGATGGAACAATAACTCCTCCCGGAGATACACCAGGAGCGGGAGGTGATGGAACACTAACGCCTCCAGGATCGACACCTGAGGGTGGTGGATATCCAGCTATGACACCGCCAGGAGTCCGACCTGATTTGTCAACAGCCCAGCCTTCTCAAAGAGTTCCACACCTTCTTCTGCTAGCATTAGTTGGAGCTATTGCTTTCGGATGTTCCTGA
- the LOC113765003 gene encoding uncharacterized protein LOC113765003 → MEQDGSTASMEPCCKTLNHAVQAGYYCLCLLFRSSPLLSISLSVQLSSCYISVPSLTQCQKSLPVFPTPNTPEPALNFPPARPVPVQLPPERPEDLMQPSVPDDTTVPLPPKRDEIRRNPTSTGNNSSVAEGRPILSSDVHPILLIPEPRYLKSHGGDKFNILPRPRFLLPVALFVIL, encoded by the exons ATGGAGCAAGATGGAAGTACAGCCTCAATGGAGCCTTGCTGCAAAACCCTGAACCATGCTGTTCAAGCTGGTTATTATTGCTTGTGCTTGCTGTTTAGATCTTCTCCTTTATTAAGCATCAGTCTATCAGTTCAATTGTCTAGCTGCTACATATCAGTCCCATCGTTGACTCAATGTCAAA AGTCATTGCCTGTATTTCCCACACCAAATACTCCAGAGCCTGCATTGAATTTTCCACCGGCTAGACCAGTGCCGGTGCAATTGCCACCGGAAAGGCCAGAGGACCTAATGCAACCTTCTGTTCCAGATGATACCACGGTGCCGTTACCTCCAAAAAGGGATGAAATTCGACGAAATCCAACTTCTACAGGCAACAATTCATCAGTGGCCGAAGGCCGACCAATTCTTAGCAGCGATGTTCATCCCATATTGTTGATCCCTGAGCCAAGATACTTGAAATCTCATGGTGGAGACAAATTCAATATTTTGCCACGACCAAGATTCTTGCTACCTGTTGCTTTGTTTGTCATCCTGTAA
- the LOC113767109 gene encoding putative protein TPRXL: MPNPPTSQMTTGLLLFLLLTSALLLTSSGATTTKLSPSPPSSSPPPPHSRKAARSPPRSPPAPPPPAAPANCSDELVSFSKCLPYTSSSPNNTSNSPSRQCCNDVISAFTTGGAVCFCYLIQKPNLLGFPLNSTKVLSLTSLCPTRDHGTKTNFSLTSLCSGTRTLPPLKSITSPDHSSPRLSGPVNRPTPPAINFTQGSEESTADSDSPAPSYSDTSVPADSDTPAAPDGSHPEPRLAPRLPSWRPFSTSGTNSKSGWLLALIMVVADVVVPTLT, encoded by the exons ATGCCAAATCCCCCAACTTCACAGATGACCACCGGcctcctcctcttcctcctcctcacCTCCGCCCTCCTTCTCACCTCCTCCGGCGCCACAACAACAAAACTGTCACCTTCACCTCCATCTTCGTCTCCACCTCCTCCGCATTCTAGAAAAGCAGCACGTTCTCCGCCACGATCACCTCCTGCACCACCACCACCAGCAGCTCCGGCGAACTGTTCTGACGAACTGGTCTCCTTCTCAAAGTGCCTGCCGTACACTTCTTCATCTCCGAACAACACCTCCAATTCACCTTCTCGTCAGTGCTGCAATGACGTCATTTCCGCATTTACCACCGGCGGCGCCGTCTGCTTCTGCTATCTCATTCAAAAGCCTAACCTCCTCGGGTTCCCTCTCAACTCCACCAAAGTCCTCTCTCTTACCTCTCTTTGTCCGACGAGAGATCATGGAACCAAGACTAACTTCTCCCTTACTTCTCTATGTTCCG GAACACGTACTCTGCCTCCTTTAAAGAGCATTACAA GTCCCGATCACTCATCACCACGCTTATCTG GTCCTGTGAACCGTCCAACACCTCCTGCAATCAACTTCACACAAGGCTCAGAGGAGTCGACTGCTGATTCAGATAGTCCAGCACCTTCCTATTCAGACACTTCCGTACCTGCCGATTCAGACACTCCAGCCGCTCCTGATGGATCGCATCCAGAACCAAGGTTAGCACCACGTCTACCCTCATGGAGACCTTTTTCCACTAGTGGTACCAATAGCAAGTCTGGCTGGTTGCTCGCTCTCATCATGGTTGTTGCGGACGTTGTTGTTCCTACATTGACTTGA